A section of the Streptomyces sp. NBC_01591 genome encodes:
- a CDS encoding DUF455 family protein: MVEDRIESIAKGTWGKDVANGEHTPFGEMDTMAVPELSAVTRSLHQSTLLFGRGLAAFAPLVAELPERHFLIQTVFGLIQQSAALRTRLLEMRVTEESLGGPSDAAVAEAREIVRATPGEALSFASSLLQELVAAYGEMVRSCSSEALYHDRKLYSACRELCQEALDVAERHGLTLPPREIRRDALYVSSESSQQTPTGTVELDALDCPHRSYPKWAKFQFSRDGSAAARTPEDGEVRDSAADQTPAIERLRDGRTAEPISSNVSLRNIANFDALEKSSVVALLQIGFQIEFISTDVPLRNIASFADMPMDFYLDMVRHAHDEMRHTHLLVEEMSRLGVDAQETLMKRPDTYDAIADRPLDYRLIILSRTGEDAAIETFSDVIPKLRRAGFVEAAAMFDHVLADELRHVAYANKWLTYLCDGDDAEVERLTTERIQLFNQVAEDLGLGEKALRAPDHIAARASAADMELRALAGFSRRDLAKMAAKR, translated from the coding sequence TCGCCAAGGGAACCTGGGGGAAAGACGTGGCGAACGGTGAACACACGCCATTCGGTGAGATGGACACCATGGCGGTCCCCGAGTTATCGGCTGTTACTCGTTCGCTCCATCAATCGACACTTCTCTTCGGAAGAGGGCTTGCTGCGTTCGCGCCGCTGGTCGCCGAACTTCCGGAACGTCACTTCCTCATCCAGACGGTATTCGGTCTGATCCAGCAGAGCGCTGCGCTGCGGACGCGCCTGTTGGAAATGCGGGTGACCGAAGAATCACTCGGAGGCCCCTCCGATGCGGCGGTTGCCGAAGCCCGTGAGATTGTCCGGGCGACTCCGGGGGAGGCGCTCTCCTTTGCCAGCTCACTGTTGCAGGAGCTGGTTGCCGCATATGGCGAAATGGTGCGCAGCTGCAGTTCCGAGGCTCTGTACCACGACAGGAAGTTGTACAGCGCCTGTCGGGAACTCTGCCAAGAAGCACTGGACGTGGCCGAACGGCACGGCCTCACGCTGCCCCCTCGAGAGATCCGGCGCGATGCGCTCTACGTGAGTTCGGAGTCTTCGCAGCAAACGCCGACAGGCACAGTGGAACTGGACGCACTCGATTGCCCTCACCGCAGCTACCCGAAGTGGGCGAAGTTCCAATTTTCGCGTGACGGGTCTGCTGCCGCACGGACGCCCGAGGACGGCGAGGTACGAGACTCCGCCGCGGACCAGACGCCGGCTATCGAACGGCTGCGCGATGGGCGCACGGCTGAGCCGATCTCGTCCAATGTCTCGCTACGCAACATCGCCAACTTCGATGCGCTCGAGAAGTCATCGGTTGTCGCGCTCTTGCAGATCGGCTTTCAAATCGAGTTCATCTCGACGGATGTGCCGTTGCGCAACATCGCCTCCTTCGCCGACATGCCGATGGACTTCTACCTCGACATGGTCCGTCATGCCCACGACGAGATGCGACACACTCACCTGCTCGTGGAAGAGATGAGCAGGTTGGGCGTAGATGCCCAAGAGACATTGATGAAACGGCCGGATACCTACGACGCGATCGCTGATCGCCCACTGGACTACCGTTTGATCATCCTCAGCCGCACAGGGGAGGACGCGGCGATCGAGACGTTCAGCGACGTCATCCCCAAGTTGCGGCGGGCCGGCTTCGTGGAGGCCGCTGCCATGTTCGACCACGTATTGGCCGATGAGCTCAGGCACGTGGCGTACGCCAACAAGTGGCTCACCTACCTCTGCGACGGCGATGACGCCGAGGTCGAACGATTGACGACGGAGCGCATCCAGCTCTTCAACCAGGTGGCCGAAGACCTGGGATTGGGAGAAAAGGCACTCCGCGCACCCGACCACATCGCTGCTCGTGCATCAGCAGCCGACATGGAGTTGCGTGCGCTGGCCGGCTTCAGCCGTCGTGACTTGGCCAAGATGGCGGCCAAGCGCTGA
- a CDS encoding FAD-dependent oxidoreductase, which produces MNTKETEILVIGAGPAGLLATDRLARHGVDVTLVDAGRHHARRVCPVDRLRSCHGCRGICNVISGFGGSIHYGDGVKLSKFPSGRRLAEMLGAERSHQLSEEALEYLCGANPPTFRGAQPGDIPFDVKDYPVASLTSAQVHDIVDGLYERLSANPHVTLRLATEITDLRPDEQGGFTARLGSSGSEEQITASRVIAAVGRRGQRWWAGKIRELGIGFVPPAPSVGLRFEAPTDLLIPGSAVHDDFKTTMVRHGVKVKTFCFCAGPGGGRIKFTDYGDHTLLDGHVIPEEGASATGNFALLAQLRDEEGHPRDTEWVERNLLVPYRALRSDRPGKPVLQWYPDFRDRQVTCTNLDDFTQRAGHEASLRDYQVANLAAILPADVHAALHEVFEELMAAFLGQPLTRRQSEQIAVIGLELENLWDELALSDGMETSLPGLYAVGDCTGLAQGILQASVAGLAAADHVLMAPTPAVLGSSR; this is translated from the coding sequence ATGAACACCAAAGAAACCGAGATTCTAGTGATTGGCGCAGGCCCAGCTGGACTCCTCGCCACCGACCGGCTTGCTCGACACGGTGTTGATGTCACGCTGGTAGACGCGGGACGCCATCACGCGCGCCGGGTCTGCCCCGTTGACCGGCTCCGTTCGTGCCACGGCTGCCGGGGAATTTGCAATGTCATCTCAGGGTTTGGTGGATCCATCCACTACGGGGACGGCGTCAAATTGTCGAAGTTCCCCAGTGGGAGGCGCCTGGCTGAAATGCTCGGTGCCGAGCGATCTCACCAGCTCAGCGAGGAAGCATTGGAGTACCTCTGTGGAGCCAATCCCCCCACGTTCCGAGGTGCCCAGCCCGGCGACATTCCCTTCGATGTGAAGGACTATCCGGTCGCCTCGCTCACCTCCGCCCAAGTGCACGACATCGTCGATGGTTTGTACGAGCGGTTGTCCGCCAATCCCCACGTGACCTTGCGCCTGGCAACAGAGATCACGGATCTGCGGCCCGATGAGCAGGGAGGTTTCACTGCCCGCCTGGGATCATCCGGATCCGAGGAACAGATCACGGCAAGCCGCGTGATCGCCGCTGTAGGCCGACGCGGACAACGTTGGTGGGCTGGGAAAATACGTGAACTTGGGATCGGCTTCGTACCACCGGCCCCGTCGGTTGGCCTGCGCTTCGAAGCGCCCACAGATCTCCTGATCCCCGGCTCGGCCGTGCATGATGACTTCAAGACGACCATGGTCCGTCACGGGGTGAAGGTAAAGACCTTCTGCTTCTGCGCCGGCCCAGGTGGGGGACGCATCAAGTTCACCGACTACGGTGACCACACCCTGCTCGATGGTCACGTCATCCCCGAGGAAGGCGCATCGGCTACGGGGAACTTTGCACTTCTGGCCCAACTGCGGGACGAGGAGGGCCATCCTCGCGACACCGAGTGGGTTGAGCGCAACCTCCTGGTCCCCTATCGCGCTCTGCGTTCCGACCGGCCGGGCAAGCCGGTCCTCCAGTGGTACCCGGATTTCCGTGATCGGCAGGTGACATGCACCAACCTCGACGATTTCACGCAGCGTGCCGGCCATGAAGCGTCGCTACGTGACTACCAGGTGGCCAACCTCGCTGCAATCCTCCCTGCCGACGTCCACGCCGCTCTGCACGAGGTCTTCGAAGAGCTGATGGCTGCCTTCCTCGGACAGCCGCTTACCCGACGTCAAAGCGAGCAGATCGCCGTCATCGGGCTGGAGTTGGAGAATCTTTGGGATGAACTCGCCCTGAGCGACGGCATGGAGACGTCGCTCCCCGGCCTGTACGCCGTGGGTGACTGCACGGGGCTTGCCCAGGGAATCCTGCAGGCCTCCGTCGCCGGCCTGGCGGCCGCCGATCACGTGCTCATGGCGCCGACACCGGCGGTCCTCGGGAGCTCGCGTTGA
- a CDS encoding nucleotidyltransferase domain-containing protein — protein sequence MTDSVAALAVALAEERFADNLALAFVGGSYARGTNRATSDIDVFVLLHRSDHGAEREFAEDLQALHLKAGLQFDHCGELFDVATIETLLAFTEQALTAAPALQQAACYKADCSLSIFRKGDVVFKFLADPKIHVVDPASLLSGLEMRAAGYFERWPMPRVQEFKKYLALPPGSQQERAALTWRQLEGTSDWVDTPVGIGLERWFGSSLQSRAQGLSGGTQVMTAPESKSSCPLPLTEDHARQAFATQCLAFIPGRDLDCC from the coding sequence TTGACCGATTCCGTCGCAGCACTAGCCGTGGCCCTGGCCGAAGAAAGGTTTGCGGACAACCTCGCTCTCGCATTCGTTGGTGGATCCTATGCCCGTGGTACAAACCGTGCCACCAGCGACATCGATGTTTTCGTTCTCCTGCACCGTAGTGACCACGGTGCCGAGCGTGAATTCGCCGAAGACTTGCAGGCTCTGCACCTGAAGGCCGGCCTGCAATTCGACCATTGTGGTGAGCTCTTTGATGTCGCCACGATCGAAACGCTGTTGGCCTTCACTGAACAGGCGCTCACCGCAGCGCCAGCCCTGCAGCAAGCTGCCTGCTACAAGGCCGACTGTTCCTTGTCGATCTTCCGTAAAGGCGATGTCGTCTTCAAATTCCTGGCCGATCCGAAGATCCACGTCGTTGACCCCGCCTCGCTTCTTTCCGGCCTCGAGATGCGTGCGGCCGGATATTTCGAACGCTGGCCGATGCCTCGGGTTCAGGAGTTCAAGAAATATCTCGCACTGCCTCCAGGAAGTCAGCAGGAGCGTGCAGCGCTTACCTGGAGGCAGCTTGAGGGAACTTCGGATTGGGTCGATACACCGGTCGGCATTGGGCTGGAGCGATGGTTCGGCAGCAGCCTTCAAAGTCGTGCCCAAGGTCTGTCGGGTGGAACTCAAGTGATGACAGCACCCGAGAGCAAATCGTCCTGCCCCCTGCCTCTGACCGAAGACCACGCTCGGCAAGCATTCGCCACTCAATGCTTAGCTTTTATCCCTGGGAGGGACCTTGACTGCTGTTGA
- a CDS encoding radical SAM/SPASM domain-containing protein, whose translation MTAVELGMPLQRKPIYTQPRERFVFLYPTTACSLRCKTCYVGNTRLNAANTMSVERAVEIMDYFKVTGGHDKLYLLGGEPTMHPELAQIVREARDRGYKVTISSNGDFEESIFDGIGPDMLDSFNFSLESADPTIHRKIRGNPKNFEQVTNNIRRARELGYQVRVMCTVSQTNAPGALDLIPFLADLGAHTLSYHNLGKTGNGGRFLQPLNPQEWMDFCAAIEAHPPEPRLAVYYPPTFVTADTQEQWADRGYPGCPARTLDRPHIYPDGTVYACPVFMDDDRHYARFEDGRLVLNPSPNNELNAYMTADPVCTGCPNTGTCGGGCPAYSQIPAYGDEGWYTCDRQITPLCILWTVSAWGARPADSLHTLR comes from the coding sequence TTGACTGCTGTTGAACTCGGCATGCCGCTCCAGCGTAAGCCGATATATACCCAGCCCCGCGAGCGCTTCGTGTTCCTCTATCCGACTACTGCGTGCAGTCTGCGCTGCAAAACCTGTTATGTCGGGAACACTCGCTTGAATGCTGCCAACACCATGAGCGTTGAGCGCGCCGTCGAGATCATGGACTACTTCAAAGTCACCGGTGGTCACGACAAGTTGTACCTCCTTGGTGGTGAACCCACCATGCACCCGGAGCTTGCGCAAATTGTTCGTGAAGCTCGGGACCGCGGATATAAGGTCACCATTTCGAGCAACGGTGATTTCGAAGAGAGCATCTTCGACGGCATCGGGCCCGACATGCTTGATTCTTTCAACTTCAGCCTGGAATCCGCGGACCCCACCATCCACCGCAAGATCCGCGGCAATCCGAAAAACTTCGAGCAGGTTACCAACAACATCAGGCGGGCCCGCGAGCTCGGGTATCAGGTGCGGGTCATGTGCACCGTCTCCCAGACCAACGCTCCGGGAGCACTGGATCTCATCCCGTTCCTCGCCGATCTGGGTGCGCACACGCTCTCATACCACAACCTGGGTAAGACGGGAAATGGTGGGCGGTTCCTTCAGCCGCTCAATCCGCAGGAGTGGATGGACTTCTGCGCTGCCATCGAGGCCCACCCTCCGGAGCCGCGCCTTGCCGTGTACTACCCCCCGACGTTCGTGACCGCGGACACCCAGGAGCAGTGGGCCGACCGTGGCTACCCCGGCTGCCCGGCCCGCACGCTGGACCGGCCGCATATCTACCCGGACGGGACCGTGTACGCCTGCCCCGTCTTCATGGATGACGATAGGCATTACGCCCGCTTCGAAGATGGCCGCCTGGTGCTCAACCCCTCCCCGAACAACGAGCTCAACGCTTACATGACTGCCGACCCCGTATGCACAGGCTGCCCGAATACGGGCACCTGTGGCGGCGGTTGCCCGGCTTACTCGCAGATTCCCGCCTACGGCGACGAGGGCTGGTACACCTGCGATCGCCAGATCACACCACTGTGCATTCTGTGGACCGTCTCAGCCTGGGGTGCTCGCCCTGCCGACTCCCTCCACACCTTGCGATAG
- a CDS encoding radical SAM/SPASM domain-containing protein, with amino-acid sequence MTDTLESAAPHATSSKEPFLFLYITHKCTLRCKHCYMGDRLDNEIRMSPAKVEEILSTLRVAYGQYKVYLLGGEPTTHPQFDEILTVCKEQGYKTVLTSNGLIPPKVWPHLDDRLDSFSFSMDGASRETHESMRGPNTWRPLLRSMERAIEAGFQTRAIYTITTANRAEVFDAIDLAERMGLEMLSFHYFTPTGLGKDKPHFQISPADWMKLCEEIRSYATGRRVRVFYPPAFATPEQLPQIQAQGYRGCTARNLERLAIFPDNRVYICSAFFDTDLHYGTFLNGAIVPRLPKGGSELTLVNKISDNCRICPQAAACGGGCAAYDHLERTLVSSECDGSTIPICPLWSMPAEVESTAHRLVDLR; translated from the coding sequence ATGACCGACACTCTGGAATCAGCTGCCCCGCACGCAACCAGCAGCAAAGAACCCTTCCTGTTCCTCTACATCACCCACAAGTGCACCCTGCGTTGTAAGCACTGCTACATGGGTGACCGGCTCGACAACGAAATTCGCATGAGCCCGGCCAAAGTGGAGGAAATTCTCTCCACCCTCCGAGTGGCCTATGGCCAGTACAAGGTCTACCTGCTCGGAGGAGAGCCCACAACGCACCCGCAGTTCGACGAGATCCTCACGGTCTGCAAGGAGCAGGGGTACAAGACCGTCCTTACCAGCAATGGACTTATCCCGCCCAAGGTGTGGCCGCATCTGGACGACCGGCTTGACTCCTTCTCGTTCTCCATGGACGGCGCCAGCCGTGAGACTCACGAAAGCATGCGGGGGCCCAACACCTGGCGACCTCTGCTGCGTAGCATGGAGCGGGCCATCGAAGCCGGCTTTCAGACTCGGGCCATCTACACCATAACGACGGCCAACCGCGCTGAGGTCTTCGACGCCATCGACCTTGCCGAGCGCATGGGTCTTGAGATGCTGTCATTCCACTACTTCACCCCCACGGGGTTGGGCAAGGACAAGCCGCACTTCCAGATCTCGCCCGCAGACTGGATGAAGCTGTGTGAAGAGATACGGAGCTACGCCACGGGCCGCCGTGTGCGGGTGTTCTACCCGCCCGCTTTCGCCACTCCCGAGCAGCTTCCGCAGATCCAGGCCCAGGGCTACCGTGGATGCACGGCCCGCAATCTCGAACGCCTCGCAATCTTTCCCGACAACAGGGTCTATATCTGCTCTGCGTTCTTCGACACGGATCTCCACTATGGCACCTTCCTGAATGGCGCGATCGTTCCTCGCCTCCCGAAGGGTGGCAGCGAGCTCACCCTCGTCAACAAGATTTCGGACAACTGCCGAATCTGCCCCCAGGCCGCCGCCTGCGGTGGGGGTTGCGCCGCCTACGACCATCTTGAGCGCACCCTCGTCAGCAGCGAATGCGACGGATCGACCATCCCCATCTGCCCGCTATGGTCCATGCCAGCCGAGGTCGAGAGCACCGCCCACCGGCTCGTCGATCTGCGCTGA
- a CDS encoding GAP family protein: MSATLTLALAGLALLDSTSFGTLLIPIWLLLTPGRVRAGRIAVYLATVTTFYFCVGVLLVLGADALLQTLRAAFTDVAPTHLRIGQLVLGLIVIVLSYRLEARVRSQSGRPGRLQCWRTAAMSGAMPDDGVLDSRDTRGGGVRGLMSLALVATALEVVTMVPYLAAVGLLANADLTWQVIGGALAGYCVVMILPAVLLGAVRIGAHDRAEPVLQRINDWFTRNSAKALGWTVGGIGIGMVLNAVIALAPPA, from the coding sequence ATGAGCGCGACGCTGACACTGGCGCTGGCCGGGCTTGCGCTGCTGGACAGCACAAGCTTCGGCACCTTACTGATCCCGATCTGGCTGTTGCTCACCCCGGGGCGGGTGCGCGCCGGCCGGATCGCCGTCTACCTGGCTACGGTTACGACGTTCTACTTCTGCGTCGGCGTCCTCCTAGTGCTGGGGGCCGATGCGCTGCTGCAAACCCTCCGGGCGGCCTTCACCGACGTCGCCCCGACGCACCTTCGGATCGGGCAGCTCGTCCTCGGTTTGATCGTCATCGTCTTGAGCTACCGGCTGGAGGCTCGCGTTCGTAGCCAGTCGGGCAGACCGGGCCGACTGCAGTGCTGGCGGACGGCGGCGATGTCGGGTGCCATGCCGGACGACGGAGTCCTGGACAGCCGGGACACGCGGGGCGGAGGCGTGCGCGGCCTGATGAGCCTCGCGTTGGTGGCCACGGCGCTGGAGGTCGTCACCATGGTGCCCTACCTGGCGGCCGTGGGCCTACTCGCGAACGCAGATCTGACCTGGCAGGTCATCGGCGGGGCGCTGGCCGGCTATTGCGTCGTGATGATCCTCCCGGCAGTCCTCCTCGGCGCCGTCCGGATCGGCGCGCACGACCGGGCCGAGCCAGTACTGCAACGGATCAACGACTGGTTCACCCGCAACAGCGCCAAGGCGCTCGGCTGGACCGTCGGGGGAATCGGCATCGGAATGGTCCTCAACGCCGTAATCGCCCTCGCTCCACCCGCCTGA
- a CDS encoding TetR/AcrR family transcriptional regulator, producing MTLHADADTRRGQVASALMSVVAEQGLARTTLADVARTAGVSVGLVQRYFRSKDELLRFGIAYVYRRTEERIAAIPIEPPVREFVVRLMETSLPLTAERRAELRVWLSFVQASLTDADMAAIHRDATVRLLRGVQEALRGGQRAGELAADVDTEEEAAALVAFVDGLCLHHAATGDEFGASRISAALAAYVDRLFD from the coding sequence ATGACGTTACACGCAGACGCTGACACGAGACGTGGTCAGGTCGCCTCCGCGCTGATGAGCGTGGTCGCCGAACAGGGGCTGGCGCGGACCACCCTCGCTGACGTGGCGCGGACGGCGGGTGTGTCCGTGGGGCTCGTCCAGCGCTATTTCCGCTCGAAGGACGAACTGCTGAGGTTCGGGATCGCCTACGTCTACCGGCGGACCGAGGAGCGCATCGCGGCCATCCCCATCGAGCCGCCGGTCCGGGAGTTCGTCGTGCGGTTGATGGAGACGTCCCTGCCCCTGACGGCCGAGCGGCGTGCCGAGCTGCGGGTCTGGCTGAGCTTCGTGCAGGCGTCGCTCACCGACGCCGACATGGCTGCGATCCACCGGGACGCCACCGTGCGGCTCCTGCGGGGCGTCCAGGAGGCATTGCGCGGCGGGCAACGCGCCGGTGAACTCGCCGCGGACGTCGACACCGAGGAGGAAGCGGCGGCACTGGTCGCCTTCGTGGACGGGCTGTGCCTGCACCATGCGGCGACCGGTGACGAGTTCGGCGCGTCCCGCATCAGCGCCGCGTTGGCCGCCTACGTCGACCGGCTGTTCGACTGA
- a CDS encoding transposase, translating to MVGVITASQSSWIAPFTGLTPRAFGKLVTVLRREGADAPLRGRPWRLSLEDRVLLVVAYWRTNLTLRQLGPLFGVSKSAADRIIDHLGPLLALQPRRRFAKDAVLIVDGTLVPTRDHKIAEKSKNYRYSTNHQVVIDADTRLVVVVGRPLPGNRNDCKAWDESGAQSAVGKTTTMADGGYPGTGLVMPHRRQAGENLAGWKQAHNRSHKQVRARVEHTFARMKTWTILRDCRLKGDGVHHAMLGIARLHNINLAG from the coding sequence ATGGTTGGTGTGATCACGGCGTCGCAGTCGTCCTGGATAGCTCCATTCACCGGGCTGACGCCACGAGCTTTCGGCAAGTTGGTGACCGTGCTGCGCCGCGAGGGAGCCGACGCGCCGCTCCGAGGTCGGCCCTGGCGGCTCTCGCTGGAGGATCGTGTGCTGCTCGTCGTGGCCTACTGGCGCACGAACTTGACGTTGCGCCAGCTTGGCCCGCTGTTCGGGGTCTCAAAGTCGGCGGCTGACCGGATCATCGACCATCTGGGCCCGCTGCTGGCGCTCCAGCCTCGGCGGCGCTTCGCGAAGGATGCCGTGCTCATCGTGGACGGCACCTTGGTGCCCACCCGGGACCACAAGATCGCGGAAAAGTCCAAGAACTATCGGTACTCCACCAACCACCAGGTCGTTATCGACGCCGACACGCGGCTCGTCGTTGTGGTGGGCCGACCGCTGCCGGGCAACCGTAACGACTGCAAGGCGTGGGATGAATCCGGGGCCCAGTCCGCCGTTGGCAAGACCACGACAATGGCCGACGGCGGCTATCCGGGCACCGGGCTCGTGATGCCGCACAGACGCCAGGCCGGCGAGAACCTGGCCGGCTGGAAGCAGGCGCACAACCGCTCGCACAAACAGGTTCGCGCCCGCGTCGAGCACACCTTCGCACGGATGAAGACGTGGACGATCCTGCGGGACTGCCGACTGAAGGGCGACGGCGTCCACCACGCCATGCTCGGCATCGCCCGCCTACACAACATCAACCTCGCAGGATAG